In the Carboxydothermus hydrogenoformans Z-2901 genome, one interval contains:
- the rplV gene encoding 50S ribosomal protein L22: MEARAVAKYIRISPRKARQVIDLIRGKDVEEALAILRYTPKKASYFIEKVLRSAIANAENNHDMSKENLYVAKAYVDQGPTLKRYNPRAQGRVDLWRVRTSHITIVVAERKEG, translated from the coding sequence ATGGAAGCACGTGCAGTGGCAAAATATATCCGGATTTCACCGCGAAAAGCCCGGCAGGTAATTGATTTAATTCGGGGCAAGGATGTGGAGGAAGCGCTGGCGATTTTGCGGTATACCCCGAAAAAAGCTTCGTATTTTATTGAAAAGGTTTTAAGGTCGGCAATTGCCAACGCCGAAAACAATCATGATATGTCTAAAGAAAACCTTTATGTAGCCAAAGCCTATGTGGACCAGGGACCGACATTAAAGCGTTATAACCCGCGGGCTCAGGGTCGCGTGGATCTCTGGCGGGTAAGGACCAGCCATATAACTATTGTCGTTGCGGAAAGGAAGGAGGGCTAA
- the rpsS gene encoding 30S ribosomal protein S19 produces the protein MGRSLKKGPYCDPKLLKKIEELNAKGEKRVIKTWSRRSTIFPQMVGHTIAVYDGRKHVPVYITEEMVGHKLGEFAPTRTFRGHGDHTERSTALK, from the coding sequence TTGGGTCGTTCACTCAAGAAAGGACCATATTGTGATCCAAAACTTCTGAAAAAAATTGAGGAGTTAAATGCTAAAGGTGAAAAGCGGGTTATTAAAACCTGGTCAAGACGGTCTACTATTTTTCCACAGATGGTAGGCCATACTATTGCCGTATATGATGGAAGAAAGCACGTTCCGGTTTATATTACCGAAGAGATGGTTGGACATAAGTTAGGGGAATTTGCTCCTACCCGTACCTTCAGGGGACATGGAGACCATACGGAAAGGTCTACTGCCCTCAAGTAG
- the rplB gene encoding 50S ribosomal protein L2: protein MAVKTYKPTSPGRRFVTVSSFEEITKTEPEKSLIVPLKKHAGRNNQGRLTVRHRGGGHKRMYRIIDFKRNKDGIPAKVVAIEYDPNRTARIALLAYADGEKRYIIAPHGLKVGDVLMSGPDADIKVGNALPLANIPVGTLVHNIELYPGKGGQLVRAAGTAAQLLGKEGRYAILRLPSGEMRKVLLECRATIGQVGNLEHENITIGKAGRARWLGIRPTVRGVVMNPVDHPHGGGEGRSPIGRHPVTPWGKPTLGVKTRKKNKASSKLIIKRRK, encoded by the coding sequence ATGGCTGTAAAAACTTACAAACCCACCTCCCCCGGTCGGAGATTTGTTACCGTTTCGTCCTTTGAAGAAATTACCAAAACCGAGCCCGAAAAATCTTTGATAGTTCCCTTAAAGAAGCATGCGGGACGGAATAATCAGGGACGGCTGACGGTTCGGCACCGGGGCGGCGGTCATAAACGGATGTATCGAATAATTGATTTTAAGCGAAATAAAGATGGGATTCCGGCAAAAGTTGTGGCGATTGAATATGATCCCAACCGGACTGCTCGAATTGCGTTGTTAGCATACGCTGATGGCGAGAAGCGTTATATAATTGCTCCCCATGGATTGAAAGTGGGCGATGTTTTAATGTCCGGTCCGGATGCGGACATCAAAGTGGGTAATGCCCTGCCGCTTGCCAATATTCCGGTAGGTACTTTAGTTCATAACATCGAGCTTTATCCGGGAAAAGGTGGACAGTTGGTGCGCGCGGCTGGAACGGCGGCGCAGCTCCTTGGTAAAGAGGGCAGGTACGCAATTTTACGCCTTCCCTCGGGCGAAATGCGGAAAGTCCTTTTGGAATGCCGGGCAACCATCGGACAGGTGGGTAATTTAGAGCACGAAAATATTACCATTGGTAAGGCTGGAAGGGCTCGCTGGCTTGGAATTAGACCTACGGTTCGCGGTGTTGTTATGAACCCGGTAGACCACCCGCATGGCGGTGGTGAAGGTCGTTCACCGATTGGACGTCACCCGGTTACTCCTTGGGGTAAACCTACCTTGGGGGTTAAGACACGGAAGAAAAATAAAGCAAGCTCTAAGTTAATTATTAAGAGACGGAAGTAA
- the rplW gene encoding 50S ribosomal protein L23, with translation MKNPRDIIIRPLITEKSMDLAQENKYTFIVDKNANKIEIKNAIEELFKVKVEKVNTIRVKGKMKRVGRFVGRTPEYKKAIVKLRAGDKIELFEGV, from the coding sequence GTGAAAAATCCAAGGGATATAATCATTAGGCCGTTAATAACCGAAAAATCTATGGATTTAGCCCAGGAAAACAAATATACTTTTATTGTTGATAAAAATGCCAACAAAATTGAAATTAAAAATGCAATTGAGGAGCTATTTAAAGTAAAAGTTGAAAAGGTAAATACCATCAGGGTTAAAGGAAAAATGAAACGGGTTGGTCGTTTTGTTGGCCGGACCCCTGAATACAAAAAAGCAATTGTTAAGTTAAGAGCCGGTGATAAAATCGAACTGTTTGAAGGCGTATAA
- the rplD gene encoding 50S ribosomal protein L4 encodes MPKVPVYNMEGAQVGEIELKDEIFGAPVNKAVLYEVSLMYLANQRRGTHDTKTRGEVSGGGRKPWRQKGTGRARHGSIRSPLWRKGGIVFGPHPRDYSYSVPKKVRRAALKSALSDKVNENNLIVVDSLTFAAPKTKEMIRVLNNLKVNGKTLIVTAGYDEIVEKSARNIPGVSVMTAPSLNALSLLNHDKLIMTRDAVLKVEEVF; translated from the coding sequence ATGCCCAAAGTTCCGGTTTACAACATGGAAGGAGCCCAGGTTGGAGAAATTGAACTAAAAGACGAAATTTTCGGGGCTCCGGTGAATAAAGCGGTCTTATATGAAGTTTCATTAATGTACCTGGCAAATCAAAGAAGGGGAACTCACGATACAAAAACTCGGGGTGAAGTATCTGGCGGTGGCAGAAAGCCCTGGAGACAAAAAGGAACTGGCCGTGCCCGGCATGGTAGTATTCGGTCACCCCTTTGGCGGAAGGGTGGTATCGTCTTTGGTCCACATCCCCGTGATTACAGTTATTCTGTACCCAAAAAGGTACGCCGGGCGGCGTTGAAGTCAGCGCTTTCCGACAAAGTAAATGAAAATAACCTTATAGTAGTAGATAGTTTAACTTTTGCTGCACCAAAAACCAAAGAAATGATTAGAGTATTAAATAACCTCAAGGTGAACGGCAAGACTTTAATTGTCACCGCAGGTTATGATGAAATAGTGGAAAAATCGGCCCGCAATATACCGGGAGTTTCCGTAATGACAGCTCCCAGCCTCAATGCATTAAGCCTCCTGAATCACGACAAGCTGATCATGACCCGTGATGCGGTCCTAAAAGTGGAGGAGGTGTTTTAA
- the rplC gene encoding 50S ribosomal protein L3, which produces MPKGILGRKVGMTQIFTEDGRAIPVTVIEAGPCVVVQKKTIANDGYNAIQLGFGEIKESKVNKPLKGHFNRANVKPMRYLREIRVENIDAYEVGQEIKVDIFTVGEKVDVTGISKGKGFAGGIKRHGFHRGPMAHGSKYHRRPGSLGAKGPARVFLGRKLPGRLGMERVTIQNLEVVKVDPERNLLVIKGSVPGIRGSLLIIKEAVKGK; this is translated from the coding sequence ATGCCGAAAGGAATTTTAGGAAGAAAAGTCGGAATGACCCAAATTTTCACCGAAGACGGCAGGGCAATACCGGTGACGGTGATTGAGGCTGGGCCTTGCGTGGTAGTGCAGAAGAAAACAATAGCTAATGATGGCTATAATGCTATCCAGCTTGGTTTTGGGGAAATAAAGGAAAGTAAAGTAAACAAGCCGTTAAAAGGGCATTTTAATCGGGCAAATGTTAAGCCCATGCGGTATTTAAGAGAGATTCGGGTGGAAAATATCGATGCTTATGAAGTAGGACAGGAGATAAAGGTAGACATTTTTACCGTTGGCGAGAAAGTTGATGTTACTGGAATATCAAAAGGTAAAGGGTTTGCCGGTGGGATTAAACGGCATGGTTTTCACCGGGGACCAATGGCTCACGGTTCAAAATACCACCGTCGGCCCGGTTCACTGGGTGCAAAAGGACCGGCTCGGGTATTTTTAGGCCGGAAGTTGCCCGGACGACTTGGTATGGAGAGGGTAACTATTCAAAACTTAGAGGTTGTTAAGGTAGATCCAGAGAGAAATTTACTGGTTATAAAAGGTTCGGTTCCGGGTATTAGAGGAAGCCTTTTAATCATCAAAGAAGCAGTAAAAGGAAAATAG
- the rpsJ gene encoding 30S ribosomal protein S10 — MNKQKIRIKLKAFEHTILDQSAAKIVETAKRTGASVSGPIPLPTERSLYTVLRSPHIDKDSREQFELKVHKRLIDIIDPTPKTIDALMRIDLPAGVDIEIKL; from the coding sequence GTGAATAAACAAAAAATCAGAATTAAACTAAAAGCTTTTGAGCATACCATCTTGGACCAGTCCGCTGCGAAAATTGTTGAAACGGCCAAGAGGACGGGTGCGAGCGTATCGGGACCTATTCCGCTTCCCACCGAAAGAAGCTTGTATACCGTGCTGCGTTCGCCCCATATCGATAAAGACTCCAGAGAGCAGTTTGAATTAAAGGTGCATAAACGCTTAATTGATATTATCGATCCCACCCCAAAAACTATCGATGCGTTAATGCGGATCGATTTGCCGGCGGGAGTAGATATTGAGATTAAGCTGTAG
- the tuf gene encoding elongation factor Tu, which translates to MAKAKFERVKPHVNIGTIGHVDHGKTTLTAAITTVLAKRGLAQQKRYDEIDNAPEERERGITINTAHVEYETEKRHYAHVDCPGHADYVKNMITGAAQMDGAILVVSAADGPMPQTREHILLARQVGVPYIVVFLNKADMVDDPELMELVEMEVRDLLSTYEFPGDEVPVVAGSALKALECGCGKEDCPWCGKILELMDKVDEYIPTPQRDVDKPFLMPVEDVFTITGRGTVATGRVERGRITIGEEVEIVGLMDAPRKTVVTGLEMFRKVLDEAVAGDNIGALLRGVDRKEIERGQVLAKPGTIKPHRKFFAEVYVLTKEEGGRHTPFFNGYRPQFYFRTTDVTGVIHLPEGVEMVMPGDNVKIHIELITPIAIEEGLRFAIREGGRTVGAGVVTAIEE; encoded by the coding sequence ATGGCGAAGGCAAAATTTGAGCGGGTAAAGCCCCACGTAAACATTGGGACGATAGGTCACGTAGACCACGGGAAGACCACTTTAACCGCAGCAATTACTACGGTGCTGGCGAAGAGAGGATTAGCCCAGCAAAAGAGGTACGATGAGATTGACAATGCTCCGGAAGAAAGGGAAAGAGGAATTACCATTAATACAGCGCATGTGGAGTATGAGACCGAGAAGCGGCACTATGCCCACGTAGACTGTCCGGGACACGCGGACTACGTAAAGAACATGATAACGGGAGCGGCGCAGATGGACGGAGCTATCCTGGTTGTGTCTGCAGCTGATGGTCCTATGCCGCAGACGCGGGAGCACATTTTGTTAGCCCGTCAGGTAGGAGTTCCCTACATTGTGGTATTTTTAAACAAAGCGGACATGGTAGATGATCCGGAGTTAATGGAGCTTGTAGAGATGGAAGTGCGGGATCTTTTAAGCACGTACGAGTTTCCCGGGGATGAAGTACCGGTAGTAGCAGGGTCGGCGTTGAAGGCATTGGAGTGCGGTTGTGGCAAGGAAGATTGTCCGTGGTGTGGGAAGATATTGGAGTTAATGGACAAGGTAGACGAATACATTCCGACACCGCAGCGGGATGTAGATAAGCCGTTCTTAATGCCGGTAGAGGACGTATTTACCATTACCGGACGTGGGACGGTTGCGACCGGCCGGGTAGAGCGGGGACGGATAACCATAGGAGAAGAAGTGGAGATAGTAGGATTGATGGATGCTCCGCGGAAGACGGTAGTAACGGGACTGGAGATGTTCCGGAAGGTGTTAGACGAAGCGGTAGCAGGGGACAACATAGGAGCGTTATTACGGGGAGTAGACCGGAAGGAAATCGAGCGGGGGCAGGTATTGGCGAAGCCTGGTACGATAAAGCCGCACCGGAAGTTTTTTGCTGAGGTATACGTATTGACGAAGGAAGAAGGGGGACGGCACACACCGTTCTTTAATGGATACCGGCCGCAGTTTTACTTCCGGACGACGGACGTAACGGGAGTAATCCATTTACCAGAAGGTGTAGAGATGGTAATGCCCGGGGATAACGTAAAGATTCATATTGAGCTTATCACACCGATTGCTATTGAAGAAGGATTGAGATTTGCTATTCGGGAAGGTGGCAGAACTGTAGGCGCGGGCGTTGTTACCGCGATCGAAGAGTAA
- the fusA gene encoding elongation factor G, with translation MPREYPLERTRNIGIMAHIDAGKTTTTERILFYTGKVHKMGEVHDGAATMDWMVQEQERGITITSAATTCFWKNHRINIIDTPGHVDFTVEVERSLRVLDGAVAIFCAVGGVEPQSETVWRQADKYGVPRIAYVNKMDRMGANFFEVVRQIKERLGANPVPIQLPIGNEDTFQGVIDLIENKAIIYTDDLGTQLAEAEIPAEMLDLVAEYREKVMEAAAEADEELMLKYLDGEELTPEEIRAGLRKATIAVKVVPVLCGSSFKNKGVQPLLDAIVYYLPSPVDIPAVRGINPETGDEDFRKASDSEPFAALAFKIMADPYVGKLTFFRVYSGVLKAGSYVLNSTKGKKERIGRLLRMHANHREEIDEVCSGDIAAAVGLKDTHTGDTICDEKHPIVLESMEFPEPVINVAIEPKTKQDQEKMSIALQRLAEEDPTFKMWTDQETGQTIIAGMGELHLEIIVDRLMREFKVEANVGKPQVAYKETVRGTAKAEGKYIRQTGGRGQYGHVWIEIEPLEPGKGYEFVNKIVGGVIPKEYIPAVDAGVREALESGVLAGYPVIDVRVTLFDGSFHEVDSSEMAFKIAGSMAAKQAVLKANPVLLEPIMKVEVVVPEEYMGEVIGDLNSRRGRIEGMEARNNMQVVRGYVPLAEMFGYATDLRSKTQGRGTYTMHFSHYEEVPKNLADQIIQKRQGK, from the coding sequence ATGCCGAGAGAATACCCGTTGGAACGGACGAGAAACATCGGGATTATGGCTCATATTGACGCCGGCAAAACGACTACAACAGAGCGTATTCTCTTCTATACCGGTAAAGTGCATAAAATGGGCGAAGTGCATGATGGTGCCGCAACCATGGACTGGATGGTCCAGGAACAAGAGCGGGGTATTACCATTACCTCAGCGGCTACTACATGCTTTTGGAAAAATCACCGGATTAACATTATTGATACGCCCGGCCACGTGGACTTTACCGTGGAAGTTGAAAGATCGCTTAGGGTTTTAGACGGCGCCGTGGCGATATTTTGCGCTGTTGGTGGCGTTGAACCCCAATCGGAAACTGTCTGGCGTCAGGCCGATAAATATGGTGTTCCGCGGATAGCGTATGTTAACAAAATGGACCGGATGGGAGCAAACTTTTTTGAAGTGGTCAGGCAAATTAAAGAACGCCTGGGGGCCAATCCGGTACCGATTCAGCTCCCCATTGGAAATGAAGATACATTCCAGGGAGTTATCGATTTAATTGAAAATAAAGCGATTATTTATACCGATGACCTCGGTACTCAATTAGCGGAAGCGGAAATTCCTGCTGAGATGTTAGATTTGGTAGCTGAGTATCGGGAAAAAGTAATGGAAGCAGCAGCGGAAGCTGATGAAGAACTAATGTTGAAATACTTGGATGGGGAAGAACTAACTCCCGAAGAAATCAGAGCGGGACTTAGAAAAGCAACAATTGCTGTAAAAGTTGTTCCGGTACTTTGCGGTTCTTCCTTTAAAAATAAAGGTGTTCAGCCGCTTTTAGACGCTATTGTTTATTATTTACCTTCTCCGGTGGATATTCCGGCAGTGCGCGGGATTAACCCCGAAACGGGTGATGAAGACTTCCGGAAGGCAAGCGATTCCGAACCATTCGCCGCTCTGGCGTTTAAGATTATGGCTGATCCCTATGTGGGTAAGCTCACCTTCTTCAGGGTTTATTCCGGTGTCCTTAAAGCCGGTTCTTACGTTTTAAATTCCACCAAAGGGAAGAAAGAGCGGATTGGTCGCTTGCTACGGATGCATGCTAACCACCGGGAAGAAATTGATGAAGTATGTTCCGGAGATATAGCTGCAGCAGTTGGTTTAAAAGATACCCACACTGGAGATACCATTTGCGATGAAAAGCATCCAATTGTTTTAGAATCCATGGAATTCCCCGAGCCTGTTATTAACGTTGCGATTGAACCCAAGACCAAGCAGGACCAGGAAAAGATGAGTATTGCCCTGCAGCGTTTAGCTGAGGAAGACCCCACCTTTAAGATGTGGACCGACCAGGAAACCGGCCAGACCATTATTGCTGGCATGGGTGAATTACACCTCGAAATTATCGTCGACCGGCTCATGCGGGAGTTTAAAGTTGAAGCCAATGTTGGTAAGCCCCAGGTTGCTTACAAAGAAACCGTTCGGGGGACTGCCAAGGCTGAAGGTAAGTACATCCGGCAAACCGGTGGACGCGGTCAATACGGTCATGTTTGGATTGAAATTGAACCGCTGGAGCCCGGTAAAGGTTATGAGTTTGTCAATAAAATTGTTGGTGGCGTGATTCCCAAGGAATACATCCCGGCAGTAGATGCTGGTGTACGGGAAGCCTTAGAATCCGGAGTACTGGCAGGATATCCGGTTATCGACGTTCGGGTAACGCTGTTTGATGGTAGCTTCCACGAAGTTGACTCTTCAGAAATGGCCTTTAAAATTGCCGGTTCCATGGCCGCTAAACAGGCGGTTTTAAAAGCAAATCCGGTTCTTTTAGAACCTATTATGAAAGTTGAAGTTGTTGTTCCGGAAGAATACATGGGTGAGGTTATCGGTGACCTCAACTCTCGCCGGGGACGGATTGAAGGTATGGAAGCCCGGAATAACATGCAGGTTGTAAGAGGCTATGTACCATTAGCTGAAATGTTTGGTTATGCTACCGATCTCCGTTCGAAAACCCAGGGACGGGGTACTTATACTATGCATTTCTCCCATTATGAGGAAGTGCCAAAGAACTTGGCAGATCAAATTATTCAAAAAAGACAAGGTAAGTAA
- the rpsG gene encoding 30S ribosomal protein S7 produces MPRRGPVPKRDVLPDPIYGSKLVTKLINKTMVDGKKSLAEKICYRAFDIIREKTGRDPLEVFEEAMKNVMPVLEVRPRRVGGANYQVPVEVRPERRQSLAIRWIVNYARERNGRSMEEKLAAEIMDAANGVGGAVKKKEDTHKMAEANKAFAHYRW; encoded by the coding sequence ATGCCCAGAAGAGGACCTGTGCCCAAGCGGGATGTTTTGCCGGATCCAATTTATGGCAGCAAATTGGTAACCAAGTTGATTAATAAGACAATGGTTGACGGCAAAAAAAGCTTGGCGGAAAAAATCTGCTATCGGGCTTTTGATATAATCCGGGAAAAAACCGGCAGGGATCCATTAGAAGTTTTCGAAGAAGCCATGAAAAATGTTATGCCCGTACTTGAAGTACGGCCGCGCCGGGTTGGTGGGGCCAACTATCAGGTACCGGTGGAAGTTCGTCCGGAACGGCGGCAGTCCTTGGCTATCCGCTGGATCGTCAACTATGCCCGGGAAAGAAACGGCCGGAGCATGGAAGAAAAATTGGCCGCTGAAATTATGGATGCAGCTAACGGTGTTGGCGGAGCCGTTAAGAAAAAAGAGGATACTCACAAAATGGCCGAGGCCAATAAGGCGTTTGCCCATTATAGATGGTAA
- the rpsL gene encoding 30S ribosomal protein S12 has product MPTINQLVRKGREKVAVKSSAPALKGCPQKRGVCTRVYTTTPKKPNSALRKVARVRLTNGIEVTAYIGGIGHNLQEHSVVLVRGGRVKDLPGVRYHIVRGALDCAGVQNRNQGRSKYGTKRPKAKK; this is encoded by the coding sequence ATGCCAACGATTAATCAGTTAGTGAGAAAAGGTAGGGAAAAAGTAGCAGTGAAATCCAGTGCACCGGCGCTCAAAGGATGCCCGCAAAAAAGAGGAGTTTGTACCAGAGTCTATACGACAACCCCGAAAAAGCCGAACTCTGCCTTACGGAAAGTAGCCCGGGTACGTTTAACTAATGGCATTGAAGTTACCGCATATATCGGCGGTATCGGTCACAACTTACAGGAACACTCGGTGGTATTGGTACGGGGTGGCCGGGTTAAGGACCTTCCTGGTGTGAGATATCATATCGTTCGGGGAGCGCTTGACTGTGCTGGAGTGCAGAACCGCAATCAAGGTCGTTCCAAGTACGGAACAAAACGGCCTAAAGCTAAGAAGTAA
- a CDS encoding L7Ae/L30e/S12e/Gadd45 family ribosomal protein — MPLSEIKETKNRTVGTKQTLKALQKGKAIKVFIALDAEKRVTDPVVALCKEKNVPVETVDTMAELGKSCGIAVGCACAAIIDPGKEV; from the coding sequence GTGCCGCTTTCGGAGATTAAGGAAACCAAAAACAGGACGGTTGGCACCAAGCAAACTTTAAAAGCCCTCCAAAAAGGGAAAGCGATAAAAGTTTTTATTGCCTTAGATGCAGAAAAGCGGGTTACCGATCCGGTGGTGGCCCTCTGCAAGGAAAAAAATGTTCCAGTTGAAACCGTAGATACTATGGCAGAATTGGGAAAAAGCTGCGGTATTGCTGTAGGTTGTGCCTGTGCTGCAATTATTGATCCGGGGAAGGAGGTGTAA